In the Podospora pseudocomata strain CBS 415.72m chromosome 5, whole genome shotgun sequence genome, one interval contains:
- a CDS encoding hypothetical protein (EggNog:ENOG503P96W) — MQLTKNILALAALLPLTLAAPAPEGQLEAKFESGVSILGTAVVTTYSGDACNGNNEQTAVTNGGYRCFAVSNKRSIGYSGSGCTVTTWSGNNCRGSSFVARSSGCYSVLYASVSIQC; from the exons atgcagctcaccaagaacatcctcgccctcgccgccctcctcccgctcaccCTCGCCGCTCCCGCCCCCGAGGGTCAGCTCGAGGCCAAGTTCGAGTCCGGCGTCAGCATCCTCGGCACCGCCGTCGTGACGACCTACTCCGGTGATGCCtgcaacggcaacaacgAGCAGACTGCCGTCACCAACGGCGGGTACCGCTGCTTTGCCGTTTCCAACAAGCGGTCTATTGGTTACAGTGGCTCCGG CTGCACCGTCACCACCTGGAGCGGCAACAACTGCCGCGGCTCCAGCTTTGTTGCTAGGAGCTCGGGCTGCTACAGTGTTTTGTATGCGTCTGTTTCTATCCAGTGCTAG
- a CDS encoding hypothetical protein (EggNog:ENOG503P7T4; COG:S), whose protein sequence is MPRLGATRACPSLFVTGAAPASGARLFLAQWPGLTYYSMKMMVGWVPGWWYQWQASLLGLRLGSELIEEMKGNITWEVVRDMFPWILTFGLDDVRRLKVRTLHVAGGKGDDVGMMVRTAEALRGRRMEGGEDGSGGVVLREGVHGWDMQFPELFAGGVRAWVVTRGVSRLGTGSSTQYNNLLWPQGPCPLPFG, encoded by the coding sequence ATGCCTCGCCTTGGAGCAACCAGAGCTTGTCCCTCTCTTTTTGTCACAGGCGCTGCCCCCGCGAGTGGGGCACGGTTGTTTTTGGCGCAATGGCCTGGGTTGACATATTATTCtatgaagatgatggtggggtgggtgccggggtggtggtatcaATGGCAGGCTTCGTTGcttgggttgaggttgggtaGTGAGTTGATagaggagatgaaggggaaTATTacttgggaggtggtgcggGATATGTTTCCGTGGATTTTGACGTTCGGTTTGGATgatgtgaggaggttgaaggtgaggACTTTGCATGTtgctggggggaagggggatgatgtggggatgatggttaggacggcggaggcgttgagggggagaaggatggaggggggtgaggatgggtcggggggggttgtgttgagggagggggtgcatGGGTGGGATATGCAGTTTCCGGAGTTGTTTGCGGGTGGGGTGAGGGCTTGggttgtgacaaggggagtatctcggcttggaacaggtagttcaactcagtataataatctgttatggcctcaaggtccttgccccttgccatttgggtag